The following proteins come from a genomic window of Nocardioides albertanoniae:
- a CDS encoding GNAT family N-acetyltransferase, with amino-acid sequence MPELVFRDATLSDVEPLVGLIESAYRGDDSRVGWTTEADLLAGQRTDPEGVRDVILAPGSRLLVAERSERIVSCCQLQKRDASALRAVAPSLGADGRASSPPDLARFAYVYFGMFSVSPGLQGGGVGKAVLAEAERIAREELGAGEMRMTVIRQREDLIAFYERRGFRRTGAFEPFPYGDERFGVPLRDDLEFAELVKPL; translated from the coding sequence GTGCCCGAACTGGTCTTCCGTGATGCGACCCTCTCCGACGTCGAACCCCTGGTCGGGCTGATCGAGTCGGCGTACCGGGGCGACGACTCCCGGGTGGGCTGGACGACCGAGGCGGACCTGCTGGCCGGCCAGCGCACCGACCCCGAGGGCGTACGCGACGTGATCCTCGCGCCGGGCTCGCGGCTGCTGGTCGCCGAGCGGTCGGAGCGGATCGTCAGCTGCTGCCAGCTGCAGAAGCGCGACGCGTCCGCGCTTCGCGCGGTTGCTCCCTCGCTCGGCGCGGACGGACGAGCAAGCTCGCCGCCCGACCTCGCTCGATTCGCCTACGTCTACTTCGGGATGTTCTCGGTCTCCCCGGGTCTGCAGGGTGGCGGTGTCGGCAAGGCGGTCCTGGCCGAGGCGGAGCGGATCGCGCGCGAGGAGCTCGGTGCGGGGGAGATGCGGATGACCGTGATCCGCCAGCGCGAGGACCTGATCGCGTTCTACGAGCGGCGGGGGTTCCGGCGCACGGGCGCCTTCGAGCCGTTCCCCTACGGCGACGAGCGCTTCGGCGTCCCGCTGCGTGACGACCTCGAGTTCGCCGAGCTCGTGAAGCCTCTGTGA
- a CDS encoding SGNH/GDSL hydrolase family protein — translation MSSAKTSEEARWLGMVAATAGVAGAIGVVGAAAGAGFVTLLKRQAAHARDVIGKPLGEEAIDADKVYKKTYGGTPVELLVLGDSIAAGLGAETRGGTLGGRLAKGVAKALQRPVRLRTAAVVGAETSMLPGQLDSLPKRYRPDVAVVIVGGNDVTHRVPQKDSTRVLGEVIDTLRERGAEVVVGTCPDVGAVRPLPQPLRSLGRRIAKQLADGQRETALAKGAHVVSLSDVVGPFFITNPDEMFAIDHFHPSAMGYKRTAKAMLPSVLAALGQVQQVPFGHHLPDPAESAHPDADAGRVGSS, via the coding sequence GTGAGCAGCGCGAAGACGAGTGAAGAGGCCAGGTGGCTCGGCATGGTCGCCGCGACCGCCGGGGTCGCCGGTGCGATCGGCGTCGTGGGAGCGGCGGCGGGAGCCGGGTTCGTGACGTTGCTGAAGAGACAGGCGGCGCACGCGCGCGACGTGATCGGCAAGCCGCTCGGCGAGGAGGCGATCGACGCCGACAAGGTCTACAAGAAGACCTACGGAGGTACGCCGGTCGAGCTGCTCGTGCTCGGCGACTCGATCGCCGCCGGGCTCGGCGCGGAGACCAGGGGCGGCACGCTCGGCGGCCGGCTGGCCAAGGGGGTGGCCAAGGCTCTGCAACGACCGGTGCGGCTGCGTACGGCGGCGGTGGTCGGGGCCGAGACCTCGATGCTCCCCGGGCAGCTCGACTCGCTGCCGAAGCGCTATCGGCCCGACGTCGCCGTGGTGATCGTCGGAGGCAACGACGTGACCCACCGGGTGCCGCAGAAGGACTCCACCCGAGTGCTGGGCGAGGTCATCGACACCCTGCGCGAGCGCGGAGCCGAGGTCGTCGTCGGCACCTGCCCCGATGTCGGCGCGGTGCGACCCCTGCCGCAGCCGCTGCGCTCGCTCGGCCGCCGGATCGCCAAGCAGCTGGCCGACGGGCAGCGCGAGACCGCGCTGGCCAAGGGAGCCCACGTCGTCTCCCTCTCCGACGTCGTCGGCCCGTTCTTCATCACCAACCCCGACGAGATGTTCGCCATCGACCACTTCCACCCCAGCGCCATGGGCTACAAGCGCACCGCCAAGGCGATGCTGCCCTCCGTGCTCGCTGCGCTGGGGCAGGTCCAGCAGGTCCCGTTCGGCCACCATCTGCCCGACCCTGCCGAGTCGGCGCATCCTGACGCAGATGCAGGTCGAGTCGGCTCGTCATGA
- a CDS encoding YciI family protein: MRYLLLLGGPDHHARWDALSEEQKQAAYADFGAFATAVAERGELIDGDALQPATTSLTVHEDGSVTDGPFAESVEQLGGYYVVEVPSIDDAVALAKLLPKHFAVEVRPTQGVQIR; encoded by the coding sequence ATGAGGTATCTCCTCCTGCTCGGCGGCCCCGACCACCACGCCCGCTGGGACGCCCTCTCTGAGGAGCAGAAGCAGGCGGCGTACGCCGACTTCGGTGCCTTCGCGACGGCGGTCGCGGAGCGGGGCGAGCTGATCGACGGAGACGCCCTCCAGCCCGCCACCACCTCGCTCACCGTCCACGAGGACGGCTCGGTCACCGACGGCCCGTTCGCGGAGTCGGTCGAGCAGCTCGGCGGCTACTACGTGGTCGAGGTGCCCTCGATCGACGACGCCGTCGCCCTCGCGAAGCTGCTCCCGAAGCACTTCGCGGTCGAGGTCAGGCCGACCCAGGGCGTCCAGATCAGGTGA
- the groL gene encoding chaperonin GroEL (60 kDa chaperone family; promotes refolding of misfolded polypeptides especially under stressful conditions; forms two stacked rings of heptamers to form a barrel-shaped 14mer; ends can be capped by GroES; misfolded proteins enter the barrel where they are refolded when GroES binds), translating into MPKLIAFNEEARRGLEKGLNTLADAVKVTLGPKGRNVVLEKKWGAPTITNDGVSIAKEIELEDPYEKIGAELVKEVAKKTDDVAGDGTTTATVLAQALVREGLRNVAAGANPAGLKRGIEAAVDAVSEQLLAQAKDIETKEQIAATASISAADNTVGEIIAEAMDKVGKEGVITVEESNTFGLDLELTEGMRFDKGYISAYFVTDPERMETVLDDPYILIVNSKISSVKDLVPVLEKVMQTGKPLVILAEDVDGEALSTLVVNKIKGTFKSVAVKAPGFGDRRKAMLQDIAILTGGQVISEEVGLSLETAGIELLGQARKVVITKDETTIVEGSGDEGQIEGRVNQIRAEIEKSDSDYDREKLQERLAKLAGGVAVIKVGAATEVELKERKHRIEDAVRNAKAAVEEGILPGGGVALIQAAVSAFEKLELEGDESTGASIVRAAISAPLKQIAVNAGLEGGVVAEKVAGLPIGQGLNAATGEYVDLLQAGIIDPAKVTRSALQNAASIAALFLTTEAVVADKPEKAAAGGDPTGGMGDMGGMGF; encoded by the coding sequence ATGCCGAAGCTTATTGCTTTCAACGAGGAGGCCCGTCGGGGTCTGGAGAAGGGTCTCAACACCCTCGCAGACGCCGTCAAGGTCACCCTCGGCCCCAAGGGCCGCAATGTCGTTCTCGAGAAGAAGTGGGGCGCCCCCACGATCACCAACGATGGTGTCTCCATCGCCAAGGAGATCGAGCTCGAGGACCCCTACGAGAAGATCGGTGCCGAGCTGGTCAAGGAGGTCGCGAAGAAGACCGACGACGTCGCCGGTGACGGCACGACGACCGCGACCGTTCTCGCCCAGGCGCTGGTTCGCGAGGGTCTTCGCAACGTCGCCGCGGGTGCCAACCCGGCCGGCCTGAAGCGCGGCATCGAGGCGGCCGTCGACGCCGTCTCCGAGCAGCTGCTCGCCCAGGCCAAGGACATCGAGACCAAGGAGCAGATCGCTGCTACCGCCTCGATCTCCGCTGCTGACAACACCGTCGGCGAGATCATCGCCGAGGCGATGGACAAGGTCGGCAAGGAAGGCGTCATCACGGTCGAGGAGTCGAACACCTTCGGGCTCGACCTCGAGCTGACCGAGGGTATGCGCTTCGACAAGGGCTACATCTCGGCCTACTTCGTGACCGACCCGGAGCGTATGGAGACCGTCCTCGACGACCCGTACATCCTGATCGTCAACTCGAAGATCTCCAGCGTGAAGGACCTGGTCCCGGTCCTGGAGAAGGTCATGCAGACCGGCAAGCCGCTGGTCATCCTGGCCGAGGACGTCGACGGCGAGGCTCTCTCGACGCTGGTCGTCAACAAGATCAAGGGCACCTTCAAGTCCGTCGCCGTCAAGGCTCCGGGCTTCGGTGACCGCCGCAAGGCCATGCTGCAGGACATCGCGATCCTCACCGGTGGCCAGGTCATCTCCGAGGAGGTCGGCCTCTCCCTGGAGACCGCCGGCATCGAGCTGCTCGGGCAGGCCCGCAAGGTCGTCATCACCAAGGACGAGACCACCATCGTCGAGGGTTCCGGCGACGAGGGTCAGATCGAGGGTCGGGTCAACCAGATCCGCGCCGAGATCGAGAAGTCCGACTCCGACTACGACCGCGAGAAGCTCCAGGAGCGCCTCGCCAAGCTGGCCGGCGGCGTGGCCGTCATCAAGGTCGGCGCGGCCACCGAGGTCGAGCTCAAGGAGCGCAAGCACCGCATCGAGGACGCCGTCCGCAACGCGAAGGCTGCTGTCGAGGAGGGCATCCTCCCCGGCGGTGGTGTCGCGCTGATCCAGGCCGCCGTCTCCGCGTTCGAGAAGCTCGAGCTCGAGGGCGACGAGTCCACCGGCGCCTCGATCGTCAGGGCCGCCATCTCGGCGCCGCTGAAGCAGATCGCGGTCAACGCCGGCCTCGAGGGCGGCGTCGTGGCGGAGAAGGTCGCCGGTCTCCCGATCGGCCAGGGCCTCAACGCGGCCACGGGCGAGTACGTCGACCTGCTCCAGGCCGGCATCATCGACCCGGCCAAGGTGACCCGCTCCGCGCTGCAGAACGCTGCGTCGATCGCCGCGCTGTTCCTCACCACCGAGGCCGTCGTGGCCGACAAGCCGGAGAAGGCCGCCGCTGGTGGCGACCCGACCGGTGGCATGGGTGACATGGGCGGCATGGGCTTCTGA
- a CDS encoding PQQ-binding-like beta-propeller repeat protein has product MSRAQAITAAAMFIVGVALVVWTLIGDLGMRWGVIGSVLLGFTAVEVYLMLLDDEQRRPVRTRLYLLTPLISGGIFAAAVIQERPDPVPGAVLAEGGSAIGSYDGGALTWGMLDGLARTANGHTRPVGDDDDSFFDPPVLATENVVIDSRRYVVTSYDPVSGKERWSRRIPYFDVFRRYGDLLVYEGDGYTAALEITSGEDRWRRVGGPTLGNGGLIVTGTDRWWDLNFTSGMHGLIDQVRYVGIRDTKSYRHLAVVDVTSGKVVRTEPFAFQRDPFAIAGDFLYTADSDGARAISLVGDGPPRPVAMRPHDNSADVEEPDRLFESKYPGFIGAMPDAWQFPEKPDITIDRNATGRPAFPVVSASGEQAVWFAGSPRVVRIEDAYEEILAYAYDDGTYLQLVTDRDAVGTRVHRLDVVRGRTVASYAVAVDTEAEPTLSLRNGLACVGGECRRLTE; this is encoded by the coding sequence ATGTCTCGGGCACAGGCGATCACCGCTGCGGCCATGTTCATCGTCGGCGTCGCACTGGTCGTGTGGACGCTGATCGGTGATCTCGGGATGCGGTGGGGTGTGATCGGGAGCGTCCTGCTCGGCTTCACGGCGGTCGAGGTCTACCTGATGCTGCTGGACGACGAGCAGCGCAGGCCGGTCCGCACCCGGCTCTACCTGCTGACCCCGTTGATCAGTGGCGGGATCTTCGCGGCCGCGGTGATCCAGGAGCGCCCCGACCCGGTGCCTGGTGCCGTGCTCGCCGAGGGCGGATCGGCGATCGGGTCGTACGACGGGGGCGCACTCACATGGGGCATGTTGGACGGGCTGGCGAGGACTGCGAACGGCCACACCCGTCCTGTCGGCGATGACGACGACAGCTTCTTCGATCCTCCGGTGCTGGCCACCGAGAACGTCGTGATCGACAGCCGTCGTTACGTCGTAACCTCGTATGACCCGGTGTCCGGCAAGGAACGATGGTCGCGGCGGATCCCGTACTTCGACGTGTTCCGACGGTACGGCGACCTGCTCGTCTATGAGGGCGACGGCTACACCGCCGCGTTGGAGATCACCTCAGGTGAGGACCGATGGCGTCGGGTCGGTGGGCCGACGCTGGGCAACGGCGGGCTGATCGTCACCGGCACCGATCGGTGGTGGGACCTCAACTTCACCTCTGGGATGCACGGACTGATCGATCAGGTCCGCTACGTCGGAATCCGCGACACGAAGTCCTACCGGCACCTCGCTGTCGTCGACGTCACGAGCGGGAAGGTGGTCCGCACCGAGCCGTTCGCCTTCCAGAGGGACCCGTTCGCCATCGCCGGCGACTTCCTCTACACCGCCGACTCCGACGGTGCGCGCGCCATCTCGCTGGTCGGCGACGGACCGCCCCGGCCGGTCGCGATGCGGCCCCACGACAACTCCGCCGACGTCGAGGAACCGGACAGGCTCTTCGAGTCGAAGTATCCCGGCTTCATCGGGGCCATGCCGGACGCGTGGCAGTTCCCGGAGAAACCGGACATCACGATCGATCGCAATGCGACCGGCCGACCGGCCTTCCCCGTGGTCTCGGCCTCGGGCGAGCAGGCGGTCTGGTTCGCCGGGTCGCCCCGCGTGGTCAGGATCGAGGATGCGTACGAGGAGATCCTCGCGTACGCCTACGACGACGGCACCTATCTCCAGCTCGTCACGGATCGCGATGCCGTCGGCACTCGAGTGCATCGTCTCGACGTGGTGCGCGGGCGCACGGTGGCGAGCTACGCGGTGGCCGTCGACACGGAGGCCGAACCGACGCTGTCACTGCGCAACGGGCTGGCCTGCGTCGGCGGCGAGTGTCGCCGACTGACCGAGTGA
- a CDS encoding AMP-binding protein — MTPITLPDILEAMADAIPDHTAVFTMDRAYSYAELDERASRLANHLIGQGIEPGDHVAVHSRNRIEWVDAFYGIMKARAVPININHKYLHDELDHLYRSSDAVAAIIGPEHVEAVANLDLGIPTLVLGEAYDAAVSAASKERPDVERSADDRYVIYTGGTTGMPKGVEWRQEDIIRAAMNASRFGAPFETVEQLTEEAAARETPMMLLACGPMMHGGSQWIMGNGHVAGCAVALYTEPTWSAETILDLVEAAGVNSLTFLGDAMGRPVAEAILREPERWDLSSLFAVSNGAAPISAGVRSQLQQALPGRYLLDTYGASESGATGMHVDEGKEGAQAAPRFQVGMDVQVFDTDLSPCAPGESGMLARTGPIPLGYYGDPVKTAATFKEIDGQRWSIPGDFARREEDGSITVLGRGSGCINTGGEKVFPEEVEAVLLRHEDVFDTAVVGTPNERWGQQVTALVQLRDGAQASPEALRTHCRSLISAYKVPKDILLVERVPRTPVSKVDYRASAAVAAELLEAHT; from the coding sequence GTGACCCCGATCACTCTGCCCGACATCCTCGAGGCGATGGCCGACGCCATCCCCGACCACACCGCCGTGTTCACGATGGACCGCGCCTACAGTTATGCCGAGCTCGACGAGCGCGCGAGCCGTCTGGCCAACCACCTCATCGGCCAAGGCATCGAGCCGGGCGACCACGTCGCCGTGCACTCCCGCAACCGCATCGAGTGGGTCGACGCGTTCTACGGGATCATGAAGGCCCGGGCGGTGCCGATCAACATCAACCACAAGTATCTCCACGACGAGCTCGACCATCTCTACCGCAGCTCCGACGCCGTCGCCGCGATCATCGGCCCCGAGCACGTCGAGGCCGTCGCGAACCTCGACCTCGGCATCCCGACGCTGGTGCTGGGCGAGGCGTACGACGCCGCGGTCTCTGCGGCCTCCAAGGAGCGCCCCGACGTCGAGCGCAGCGCCGACGACCGCTACGTCATCTACACCGGTGGCACGACCGGGATGCCGAAGGGTGTCGAGTGGCGCCAGGAGGACATCATCCGCGCCGCGATGAACGCCAGCCGGTTCGGCGCGCCCTTCGAGACCGTCGAGCAGCTCACCGAGGAGGCCGCCGCCCGGGAGACCCCGATGATGCTGCTGGCCTGCGGCCCGATGATGCACGGCGGCAGCCAGTGGATCATGGGCAACGGCCACGTCGCCGGGTGCGCGGTCGCCCTCTACACCGAGCCCACCTGGTCGGCCGAGACGATCCTCGACCTGGTCGAGGCAGCCGGGGTCAACTCGCTCACCTTCCTCGGCGACGCGATGGGCCGTCCGGTCGCCGAGGCGATCCTGCGCGAGCCGGAGCGCTGGGACCTGAGCAGCCTGTTCGCCGTCTCCAACGGCGCCGCGCCGATCTCGGCGGGCGTGCGGTCACAGCTGCAGCAGGCGCTGCCCGGCCGCTACCTGCTCGACACCTACGGCGCCTCGGAGTCGGGGGCGACCGGCATGCACGTCGACGAGGGCAAGGAGGGCGCGCAGGCGGCGCCGAGGTTCCAGGTCGGGATGGACGTGCAGGTCTTCGACACCGACCTGTCGCCGTGCGCACCGGGCGAGAGCGGGATGCTCGCCCGCACCGGTCCGATCCCGTTGGGCTACTACGGCGACCCGGTCAAGACCGCCGCGACGTTCAAGGAGATCGACGGACAGCGGTGGTCGATCCCGGGCGACTTCGCACGGCGCGAGGAGGACGGCTCGATCACCGTGCTGGGCCGCGGCTCGGGCTGCATCAACACCGGCGGGGAGAAGGTCTTCCCCGAAGAGGTCGAGGCGGTGCTGCTGCGCCACGAGGACGTCTTCGACACCGCGGTCGTCGGCACCCCGAACGAGCGGTGGGGCCAGCAGGTCACAGCGCTCGTGCAGCTCCGCGACGGCGCGCAGGCCTCTCCGGAGGCCCTGCGGACGCACTGCCGGAGCCTGATCTCCGCCTACAAGGTGCCCAAGGACATCCTTCTCGTCGAGCGGGTCCCCAGGACGCCCGTGAGCAAGGTGGACTATCGTGCGAGCGCTGCGGTCGCTGCCGAGCTGCTCGAGGCGCACACGTGA
- a CDS encoding AMP-binding protein has translation MADAIPDRTAVVTTDRAYTYAEIDERATRLANHLLSIGLEPGAQVAIHATNRIEWVDALFGCLKARTIPVNINHGYRREELARTYAAADCVAAIVSPEFADDLDELDLKLDHRIVLGADYDAKVAAASKERPKVERTPGDWHIIYTTGTTGTPKGAVWRQEDLIWAALNTVRRNAPIPSVAGLAAEATARESGVVLLAGGPLLHGQSQLLLLRALVAGGTAVLDTSPTFSAEAFLDLAEKTGATAITLLGDAQARPVAEARLTGKKRWPLRSLAGVSNTAAPLSDGVLSVLRNAFARRVIVDSYGTLETGVTGSRADDGSSLAPGEARFMVGPEVQVFNPDLTPAAPGVEGLVARSGPAALGYYKDNARSASAIKLIDNRRWTFAGDIARREQDGSITLLGRAATLVRTGDLEIHPENIEGVLLAHDDVVDAAVFGMPHPRWGQQVAALVQVAAASEATAADLRRHAREVLGESHEPKLVLLVESVPRTPAGTVDYRAAAGLTADLLSTGHKRPDEDDASSD, from the coding sequence ATGGCCGATGCGATCCCCGACCGCACGGCCGTCGTCACCACCGACCGCGCCTACACCTACGCCGAGATCGACGAGCGTGCCACCCGCCTGGCCAACCACCTGCTCAGCATCGGCCTCGAGCCGGGCGCGCAGGTCGCGATCCACGCCACCAACCGGATCGAGTGGGTCGACGCGCTCTTCGGCTGCCTCAAGGCGCGCACGATCCCGGTCAACATCAACCACGGCTACCGCCGCGAGGAGCTGGCCCGCACCTACGCCGCCGCCGACTGCGTCGCGGCCATCGTCTCCCCCGAGTTCGCCGACGACCTGGACGAGCTCGACCTGAAGCTGGACCACCGGATCGTCCTGGGCGCCGACTACGACGCGAAGGTCGCCGCCGCGTCCAAGGAGCGCCCGAAGGTCGAGCGTACGCCGGGCGACTGGCACATCATCTACACCACCGGCACCACCGGCACCCCGAAGGGCGCGGTCTGGCGCCAGGAAGACCTGATCTGGGCGGCGCTCAACACGGTGCGCCGCAACGCGCCGATCCCGTCGGTGGCCGGCCTGGCCGCCGAGGCGACAGCGCGCGAGTCGGGCGTCGTGCTGCTCGCCGGTGGTCCGCTGCTCCACGGGCAGAGCCAGCTCCTGCTCCTGCGTGCCCTCGTCGCCGGCGGCACCGCGGTGCTCGACACCTCACCGACGTTCTCGGCCGAGGCCTTCCTCGACCTCGCCGAGAAGACCGGCGCCACCGCGATCACGCTGCTCGGCGACGCCCAGGCCCGACCGGTCGCCGAGGCCCGCCTGACCGGCAAGAAGCGCTGGCCGCTGCGTTCGCTGGCAGGGGTCTCCAACACCGCCGCGCCGCTCTCCGACGGGGTGCTCTCGGTGCTGCGCAACGCGTTCGCGCGCCGGGTCATCGTCGACTCCTACGGCACCCTGGAGACCGGTGTCACCGGGTCGCGTGCCGACGACGGGTCGTCGCTCGCACCCGGCGAGGCGCGCTTCATGGTCGGCCCGGAGGTGCAGGTCTTCAACCCCGACCTCACGCCGGCTGCTCCCGGGGTCGAGGGGCTCGTGGCCCGCTCGGGTCCGGCGGCGCTGGGCTACTACAAGGACAACGCCCGCTCGGCGAGCGCCATCAAGCTGATCGACAACCGCCGCTGGACCTTCGCCGGCGACATCGCCCGCCGCGAGCAGGACGGCTCGATCACCCTGCTCGGCCGGGCCGCCACCCTGGTCAGGACCGGCGACCTCGAGATCCACCCGGAGAACATCGAAGGCGTGCTCCTCGCCCACGACGACGTCGTCGACGCCGCGGTCTTCGGTATGCCCCACCCGCGCTGGGGCCAGCAGGTCGCCGCACTCGTGCAGGTGGCTGCGGCCTCCGAGGCCACGGCCGCCGACCTGCGCAGGCACGCCCGCGAGGTGCTCGGGGAGTCGCACGAGCCCAAGCTCGTGCTGCTCGTCGAGTCGGTGCCGCGTACGCCTGCGGGCACGGTGGACTACCGCGCCGCCGCGGGGCTCACCGCCGACCTGCTCAGCACCGGCCACAAGCGCCCCGACGAGGACGACGCCTCGAGCGACTGA
- a CDS encoding YciI family protein encodes MTRYMVLLPTNEAFWAEATPEEKAAGYEVHGRFAKLLAERGHKVTGGAELHHSSKAKTLRKTGEGVSITDGPYAESVEHVTGFYTIETDDVDDMLECCTVLAELETALEVREIVDHEEM; translated from the coding sequence ATGACCAGATACATGGTGCTGCTACCGACGAACGAGGCCTTCTGGGCCGAGGCCACGCCGGAGGAGAAGGCGGCCGGATACGAGGTGCACGGCAGGTTCGCCAAGCTCCTCGCCGAGCGCGGCCACAAGGTCACCGGTGGCGCCGAGCTCCACCACTCCAGCAAGGCCAAGACGCTGCGGAAGACCGGTGAGGGCGTGTCGATCACCGACGGCCCGTACGCCGAGAGCGTCGAGCACGTGACCGGCTTCTACACGATCGAGACCGACGACGTCGACGACATGCTCGAGTGCTGCACCGTGCTCGCCGAGCTCGAGACGGCGCTCGAGGTCCGCGAGATCGTCGACCACGAGGAGATGTGA
- a CDS encoding RNA polymerase sigma factor, which translates to MTYAETLLREEWGRLLALLVAQFRRLDLAEEGLADAFEAAARHWPVDGEPDNGPAWLLTTARRRIVDRMRSEEVLARKMPLLAVDAAVTQEAQRVMATVPAGAGGETVSDERLRLVLLCTHPTLSREAAAALTLRLVLGVSTEDIGRLFLQSKATMAARLTRARKRLAGASFEVPADLADLAGRVGIVAEVAYLAFTAGYAPGTGPDVVRTDLAGEAIRLVRVLRAVLPAPDHEVDALLALMLLQHSRRDARIGPDGALVLLPDQDRTRWRTEEVTEAVALLTPLAHAAPAPYLLQALIAAEHAVAPTSEATAWHRIVERYDELLALCDTPVVRLNRAVAVAEADGAAAGLEALESVALPGHRLPAVRAQLLERSGQHLDAIEAYAAAVALCTHGPERADLDRRRAVLEGLHTDP; encoded by the coding sequence GTGACGTACGCCGAGACGTTGCTGCGCGAGGAGTGGGGCCGCCTGCTGGCCCTGCTCGTCGCGCAGTTCCGTCGGCTCGACCTGGCCGAGGAGGGCTTGGCCGACGCGTTCGAGGCGGCCGCCCGGCACTGGCCGGTCGACGGCGAGCCCGACAACGGACCGGCCTGGCTGCTCACCACCGCGCGCCGGCGGATCGTGGACCGGATGCGCTCCGAGGAGGTGCTGGCCCGCAAGATGCCGCTGCTCGCCGTGGATGCGGCGGTGACCCAGGAGGCGCAGCGGGTCATGGCCACGGTGCCGGCCGGGGCGGGCGGCGAGACGGTCTCCGACGAGCGGCTGCGGCTGGTGCTGCTCTGCACCCACCCGACGCTGTCGCGCGAGGCGGCGGCCGCGCTCACCCTCCGGCTGGTGCTCGGCGTCTCCACCGAGGACATCGGGCGGCTCTTCCTGCAGTCGAAGGCGACGATGGCGGCGCGGCTGACCCGGGCGCGGAAGCGGCTGGCGGGCGCCTCCTTCGAGGTGCCCGCGGACCTCGCCGACCTGGCCGGCCGGGTCGGCATCGTCGCCGAGGTCGCCTATCTCGCGTTCACAGCCGGCTACGCCCCCGGCACCGGCCCCGATGTCGTACGCACCGACCTGGCCGGCGAGGCGATCCGGCTGGTCCGGGTGCTGCGCGCCGTGCTCCCGGCGCCCGACCACGAGGTCGACGCCCTGCTCGCCCTGATGCTGCTGCAGCACTCCCGCCGCGACGCGCGGATCGGACCGGACGGTGCCCTCGTCCTGCTCCCCGACCAGGACCGCACCCGCTGGCGCACCGAGGAGGTCACCGAGGCGGTGGCGCTCCTCACCCCGCTCGCCCACGCCGCGCCGGCGCCGTATCTCCTCCAGGCCCTGATCGCCGCCGAGCACGCCGTCGCGCCCACCTCCGAGGCGACCGCCTGGCACCGGATCGTCGAGCGCTACGACGAGCTGCTCGCACTCTGCGACACCCCCGTCGTCCGGCTCAACCGCGCGGTCGCGGTCGCCGAGGCAGACGGAGCCGCTGCCGGGCTCGAGGCGCTGGAGTCGGTCGCGCTCCCGGGACACCGGCTCCCCGCCGTACGTGCGCAGCTGCTGGAGCGGTCGGGGCAGCACCTCGACGCGATCGAGGCCTACGCCGCGGCGGTGGCGCTCTGCACGCACGGGCCGGAGCGGGCCGATCTCGACCGACGACGGGCCGTCCTGGAAGGTTTGCACACCGATCCCTAG